In Flammeovirgaceae bacterium 311, one DNA window encodes the following:
- a CDS encoding integrase (COG4974 Site-specific recombinase XerD), with amino-acid sequence MISAKITFYLDTRRQKVSGVYPVKLRVYFQAQTKYFPTTLDLTQEEFDGALIANPRKAHQGYRNIMDGIMEKAKGARDGLPFFTFERFEDKLYTSAPPKDDIPTYYEAYIQKLEEEDRIGSADNYRLSLKSIKEFNIILANGYKPERLHFINITPEWLNKYERWMLGKGRSATTVGIYLRPLRAMFNLALADGLITHEYYPFGKRKYQIPAGRNIKKALSKADLKALATFEVEKGSFQDKARDFWFLSFQCNGMNIKDILLLRYKDVHGDKIIFTRAKTQRATKSNQKPIVVNLTDSIKAIIAKWSQQKITGNTFIFPILNDDMDAREQMDASKNFTRFINQHLKKLAKDAGLSNDITTYWARHSFTTIIMRSGASIEMASGLLGHQSTNTTRNYWAGFEDEAVKEVTKNLMNFD; translated from the coding sequence ATGATTAGTGCCAAAATTACCTTCTACCTTGATACCCGTAGGCAAAAAGTAAGCGGCGTATACCCAGTTAAATTAAGAGTCTATTTTCAGGCCCAGACTAAGTATTTTCCAACCACATTAGACCTTACTCAAGAGGAGTTTGATGGGGCATTGATTGCTAACCCGCGTAAAGCTCACCAGGGTTATCGGAATATTATGGATGGGATAATGGAAAAAGCAAAGGGTGCCCGTGATGGTTTGCCTTTTTTCACCTTCGAACGATTTGAGGATAAACTTTATACCTCAGCTCCTCCCAAAGATGATATACCCACTTATTATGAAGCATATATTCAAAAGCTTGAAGAGGAGGATAGGATTGGTTCCGCCGACAATTACAGGTTAAGTTTAAAGAGCATTAAAGAGTTTAATATAATCCTGGCCAACGGTTATAAGCCGGAAAGGCTACACTTCATCAACATTACCCCCGAGTGGTTAAATAAGTATGAGCGCTGGATGTTAGGGAAAGGCCGGTCAGCAACAACAGTGGGTATTTATTTAAGGCCCCTGCGAGCTATGTTCAATCTAGCATTAGCTGATGGATTGATTACGCATGAATACTATCCTTTTGGAAAACGGAAGTACCAAATTCCAGCAGGTAGGAACATTAAGAAAGCACTCAGCAAAGCTGATCTTAAAGCCCTGGCCACTTTTGAAGTAGAAAAGGGATCGTTCCAGGATAAGGCTAGGGATTTTTGGTTCCTAAGCTTTCAATGCAACGGGATGAACATCAAAGACATTCTCCTTTTGCGGTATAAAGATGTTCATGGAGATAAGATCATCTTTACCAGAGCGAAAACCCAACGCGCTACAAAGAGTAATCAGAAGCCCATTGTTGTCAATCTAACGGATTCCATTAAAGCAATCATTGCTAAATGGAGTCAGCAGAAAATTACTGGTAACACCTTCATTTTTCCAATTCTGAATGATGATATGGATGCCAGAGAACAGATGGATGCGTCCAAAAATTTTACGCGTTTCATAAATCAGCATTTAAAGAAGTTGGCGAAGGATGCTGGCTTGAGCAATGATATTACCACCTACTGGGCGCGGCACAGTTTTACTACCATCATCATGCGCAGTGGTGCTTCTATAGAGATGGCATCTGGACTTTTAGGGCACCAAAGCACTAATACTACCAGGAATTACTGGGCTGGATTCGAAGATGAGGCAGTTAAAGAGGTTACTAAAAACCTAATGAACTTCGATTAA
- a CDS encoding mobilizable transposon, Xis protein — protein MNYSRKNQTVFGQKPVPNLFEILFDKIESVEEQLCEIISMLSAQPGKHVPVREEKYLFNVEEAAEFLSISKTLIYILKAQNKIAYRKRGRRLYFTRESLIRYIEEEHEFQPEPELTNQEIVKRYLGPRRKKLGL, from the coding sequence ATGAACTACTCAAGAAAAAATCAGACCGTGTTTGGTCAAAAACCGGTGCCTAATCTCTTTGAAATCCTGTTTGACAAAATTGAGAGTGTTGAAGAACAGTTGTGCGAGATCATCAGTATGCTAAGTGCTCAACCTGGAAAGCATGTACCCGTCAGAGAGGAAAAATATCTGTTCAATGTGGAGGAGGCAGCAGAATTTTTAAGCATTTCCAAAACACTGATCTATATCTTAAAAGCCCAAAACAAAATTGCATATAGAAAAAGAGGACGTAGGCTCTACTTTACCAGAGAGAGTTTAATAAGGTATATCGAGGAGGAACACGAGTTTCAGCCGGAGCCAGAACTGACAAATCAGGAGATCGTTAAACGGTATTTAGGGCCGAGAAGAAAGAAACTTGGCCTCTGA
- a CDS encoding excisionase family DNA binding domain-containing protein has protein sequence MLQQPQIPNYIEILFNRIDVLEERVNILSQSQPIMGVAIQEEKQILNSQETANFLSVSLTTVYQLKAENKICCMKKGKRLYFTRESLVNFLQEGRVSAPDIKLSGCQVVQRYLKPRRKKLGS, from the coding sequence ATGTTACAACAACCCCAAATTCCAAACTACATCGAGATTCTGTTCAATAGAATAGACGTCTTAGAAGAGAGAGTAAATATACTCAGCCAAAGCCAACCCATTATGGGAGTGGCTATTCAAGAAGAAAAGCAAATCCTGAACTCTCAGGAGACGGCAAATTTCTTAAGTGTCTCACTTACTACAGTATATCAGCTTAAAGCGGAGAATAAGATCTGTTGTATGAAGAAGGGTAAAAGACTCTATTTTACCCGTGAAAGCTTGGTCAATTTTTTACAAGAAGGAAGGGTGTCAGCTCCAGATATTAAGCTATCAGGTTGTCAGGTGGTGCAACGATACCTGAAACCCAGGAGGAAAAAACTCGGCAGCTAA